The Thermodesulfovibrio thiophilus DSM 17215 genome contains a region encoding:
- a CDS encoding adenylate kinase → MRLVFLGAPGAGKGTQAKRLVEKYGIPQISTGDLLRAAVAAGTALGKEAKAYMDRGELVPDSVVLGMVKERLSQDDCKKGFILDGFPRNVAQAEALDKMLVEMNMPLDVALNLDVPFDDLMKRLTGRRTCRSCGQMYNIYYSPSKVEGKCDKCGGQLFQRDDDKEETIRKRLEVYRTQTEPLINYYSKKGILKSVSGTGSMDKIFSDICAILEKK, encoded by the coding sequence ATGAGGTTAGTATTTCTCGGTGCACCAGGAGCTGGTAAGGGAACACAGGCAAAGAGATTGGTAGAAAAGTATGGCATACCTCAGATATCAACGGGTGATCTTCTGAGGGCAGCGGTTGCAGCAGGGACAGCACTTGGTAAAGAAGCAAAAGCATATATGGATAGAGGTGAGCTTGTTCCTGACTCAGTTGTTTTGGGTATGGTTAAGGAAAGACTTTCTCAGGATGATTGTAAGAAGGGCTTTATTCTTGATGGTTTTCCGAGAAATGTTGCTCAGGCAGAAGCTCTTGATAAAATGCTTGTTGAAATGAATATGCCTTTAGATGTTGCGTTAAATCTAGATGTTCCATTTGATGATCTTATGAAAAGACTTACAGGAAGAAGGACATGCAGGTCATGCGGACAGATGTATAACATTTATTATTCTCCTTCAAAGGTAGAGGGAAAATGTGATAAATGTGGAGGACAGCTTTTTCAGAGAGATGACGATAAAGAAGAAACAATCAGGAAAAGACTTGAAGTTTACAGAACACAAACAGAACCACTGATTAATTATTATTCAAAAAAAGGAATACTTAAAAGTGTCTCAGGCACAGGTAGTATGGATAAAATATTTAGCGATATCTGTGCAATATTAGAAAAAAAGTAA
- the sat gene encoding sulfate adenylyltransferase — translation MPDVRIKTLPPPHGGKIIERVVRDPEMAKKLMEKCSAVYDIKPTFFKGNPVRNVYREIMSVCYGFFSPVEGSMTKAELESVLDRRRLSSGWVFPYPILFDISEEDLKKLGVGAGDWLLLRLKGEPFAILEIEEVYKIVPEDVALRTFGTPEKNPEVVKVPFDQKHTGYNIYCSLNPIILAGKYTIINEPKIRPPFDRFWYPPKRSREEFEKRGWTTVIAHQTRNVPHTGHEALMKNAAYIGDIEPAHGIVVNAIVGAKRIGDFPDEAIVEGHEMVHLAGYIKPERHLVTFTLWDMRYGNPIESLIHAVIRQNMGISFHMFGRDHAALGEYYDIYATQILWSKGIPSFGLEAPPYAVEGGFYIRPQNIAEFWYCPKCLEFAYSSNCNHKGIYSRYSGSFIRGLLAEGVTPPPQIYRPEVYKVVVKWWQKFGYPFNNEKYLKEREERLEVDLPHIEIPAKLKK, via the coding sequence ATGCCGGATGTAAGAATTAAGACGTTGCCACCGCCTCATGGTGGAAAGATTATTGAGCGGGTTGTCCGTGATCCTGAGATGGCAAAAAAGTTAATGGAAAAATGTTCTGCTGTTTATGACATTAAACCCACATTTTTTAAAGGCAATCCTGTTAGAAATGTTTACAGAGAAATCATGTCAGTATGTTATGGATTTTTCAGCCCTGTTGAAGGTTCCATGACAAAGGCTGAACTTGAAAGTGTTCTTGATCGTAGAAGACTTTCAAGTGGATGGGTCTTTCCCTATCCTATACTTTTTGATATCTCAGAGGAAGATTTAAAAAAACTTGGGGTTGGTGCAGGCGATTGGCTCCTTTTGAGACTTAAAGGTGAGCCTTTTGCTATTCTTGAGATTGAAGAAGTTTATAAAATTGTGCCAGAAGATGTAGCATTAAGAACATTTGGGACACCAGAGAAAAATCCAGAAGTTGTAAAAGTTCCTTTTGATCAGAAACACACAGGTTATAATATTTATTGTTCATTAAATCCAATTATCCTTGCAGGGAAGTATACAATTATTAATGAGCCTAAAATTAGACCACCTTTTGATAGATTCTGGTATCCACCAAAAAGATCAAGAGAGGAATTTGAAAAAAGAGGCTGGACCACTGTTATTGCTCATCAGACAAGAAATGTTCCTCATACAGGACATGAAGCATTAATGAAAAATGCAGCATACATTGGAGATATAGAACCAGCTCACGGGATAGTTGTTAACGCAATAGTCGGTGCAAAAAGAATTGGAGATTTTCCAGATGAGGCAATTGTTGAGGGTCATGAAATGGTTCATCTTGCAGGCTATATTAAGCCAGAGCGTCATCTTGTGACATTTACATTATGGGATATGAGATATGGTAACCCAATAGAGTCTCTTATTCATGCAGTAATAAGACAGAATATGGGAATTTCTTTCCATATGTTTGGAAGAGACCATGCTGCACTTGGTGAGTATTATGACATTTACGCAACTCAGATTCTATGGTCTAAAGGTATTCCAAGTTTTGGACTTGAAGCTCCACCTTATGCTGTTGAAGGTGGTTTCTATATAAGACCACAGAATATTGCAGAGTTCTGGTATTGTCCAAAATGTCTTGAGTTTGCATACTCAAGTAACTGTAACCATAAAGGTATTTACTCAAGATACTCTGGAAGTTTTATCAGAGGTCTTTTGGCTGAAGGTGTAACACCACCACCGCAGATTTACAGGCCAGAGGTTTACAAAGTCGTTGTTAAGTGGTGGCAGAAGTTTGGATATCCATTTAATAATGAAAAATATCTCAAAGAGAGGGAAGAGAGATTAGAGGTTGATCTTCCTCATATTGAAATCCCTGCTAAGTTAAAAAAATAA
- a CDS encoding DUF6955 family protein produces the protein MAKFFGVIIDEKRLAAIKGTPIEEKVEPIFGGALKRVVIEVPDELGQKVIEQFSKARFDARGFIEETPAAFKRLVFKKILELKALTPEVLEKAIADVASIKDEVAKEDKELPIPDVDISDVLELQKNPVQKPA, from the coding sequence ATGGCTAAGTTTTTTGGTGTAATAATTGATGAAAAAAGACTGGCGGCAATAAAGGGAACACCTATTGAAGAAAAAGTCGAACCTATATTTGGAGGAGCATTAAAACGTGTTGTTATTGAAGTTCCTGACGAACTTGGACAAAAAGTTATTGAACAATTCAGTAAAGCAAGGTTTGATGCAAGAGGATTTATCGAAGAAACTCCAGCTGCATTTAAGAGATTGGTTTTTAAGAAAATATTGGAGTTAAAAGCTTTAACTCCTGAAGTTCTTGAAAAAGCAATTGCTGATGTTGCTTCAATTAAGGATGAAGTTGCTAAGGAAGATAAAGAGCTTCCGATTCCTGATGTTGATATAAGTGATGTGCTGGAATTACAGAAGAATCCAGTACAAAAACCAGCATAA
- the aprB gene encoding adenylyl-sulfate reductase subunit beta yields MPSFVITEKCDGCKAQDKTACQYICPNDLMVLDREKMKAFNQEPDQCWECYNCVKICPQQAIEIRGYADFCPLGASVIPMRGQDAIMWTIKFRNGSLKRFKFPIRTTPEGYWTADNIFAGLPDPDFGKVKNPGFFNYEVRKE; encoded by the coding sequence ATGCCAAGTTTTGTAATTACTGAAAAGTGTGACGGTTGCAAAGCCCAGGACAAAACCGCATGCCAGTACATCTGCCCCAATGACTTGATGGTATTGGACAGAGAAAAAATGAAAGCTTTCAATCAGGAACCAGACCAGTGTTGGGAATGTTACAACTGTGTTAAGATTTGTCCACAGCAGGCAATTGAAATTAGAGGTTATGCAGACTTCTGCCCTCTGGGAGCAAGTGTTATTCCAATGAGAGGTCAGGATGCAATTATGTGGACAATTAAATTCAGAAATGGCTCTCTGAAAAGATTTAAGTTCCCAATCAGAACAACACCGGAAGGTTACTGGACTGCTGACAATATTTTCGCAGGACTTCCTGATCCTGATTTCGGAAAAGTTAAAAACCCTGGCTTCTTTAATTATGAAGTTAGAAAAGAATAA